The following proteins come from a genomic window of Proteiniphilum propionicum:
- a CDS encoding alpha/beta hydrolase: MISNRQRKVIKLQLIFLFLFCIAGSAFPNALYATPPGTSGIGIAVFDVDATPPIGSSLTYDPMINSGEQTLRARGIVLLGGGEPIVLCSVDWIGIANESQDIFKEALAEAAGTIPNRVVVHTVHQHDAPICDFTAEKILKDKNIPSGCFDGTFAREVIRRLQSAIHLSLNDVKEVTDIGIGSAEVYKVASNRRVYKKEGRIVAMRGSSTKDSILRSMPEGLIDPEVSLVSFWNNNTPLAVLSFYATHPQSYYLTKIANPDFPGIARFLRQLAVPDAMHIHFNGAGGNVAAGKYNDGSHENRLILARRMADGMERAWNNTKKYSVRQADLGWNTENLLLPYRDKVKEIETEMNQMNSRLLANNMGRLGWYKRRVEGKGIEIACLRIHNARILFMPGELFIEYQLAAKKMFPDNFVAMAAYGDYGPFYIGTEEAYAEGGYEIESSPVTAESEKLILAKIKRLLSRSVINSSYDLLTYRDRKGNVLPITNKNEWSGKREDILKNMQLVMGKLPQRQKKKLHVEYSDTAVYDTYIRYTINFEVAPSEKVFAYLYRPKNISKLLPAILALHGTGAEGKKIIDGAAGIKNRAYAKELAERGYVVIAPDYPSMGELGNYDFAKDRYNSGTMKGIYNHISCIDLLQSLPYVDKKRIGVIGHSLGGHNALFVAAFDPRIKVVVSSCGWTLFDYYHAGEKSIIQYGSRLGPWAQERYMPFIRDKFDLDAEKIPFDFDEIIAAIAPRPFFSNSPIYDLNFSVEGVRKCESRVREVYRFMNADDAVKFVYPRTGHDFPSEIREDAYRFIDNYLK; this comes from the coding sequence ATGATAAGCAACAGACAGCGGAAAGTGATAAAATTGCAATTGATTTTTCTTTTTCTTTTTTGCATAGCGGGGTCAGCATTCCCAAATGCTTTATATGCTACCCCACCCGGGACAAGTGGAATAGGAATTGCTGTTTTTGATGTGGATGCTACTCCACCAATTGGCAGCAGTCTCACTTACGACCCGATGATAAATTCCGGGGAACAAACACTGAGGGCTAGGGGCATTGTGTTGTTGGGCGGAGGCGAGCCCATCGTTTTGTGTTCTGTAGACTGGATAGGAATTGCCAATGAGTCACAGGATATATTCAAGGAGGCTTTGGCTGAAGCTGCCGGCACTATCCCCAACAGGGTGGTAGTACATACTGTTCATCAGCATGATGCTCCGATATGTGATTTCACAGCTGAGAAAATTTTAAAAGATAAAAATATTCCTTCAGGTTGTTTTGACGGCACTTTTGCCCGGGAGGTAATCCGAAGGCTTCAGTCAGCTATCCACTTGTCACTTAACGACGTTAAGGAGGTAACAGATATAGGTATAGGCAGTGCGGAAGTGTATAAGGTTGCTTCAAACAGGAGGGTTTATAAAAAAGAGGGACGGATTGTGGCTATGCGTGGTTCTTCAACCAAAGATTCCATCCTCCGTTCCATGCCTGAGGGGCTGATAGATCCGGAAGTGTCGCTTGTAAGTTTCTGGAACAATAATACTCCACTGGCTGTATTAAGCTTCTATGCAACACATCCACAGAGTTATTATCTTACTAAAATAGCCAATCCTGATTTTCCAGGTATTGCCCGTTTTCTGCGCCAGTTGGCTGTGCCGGATGCCATGCACATACATTTCAACGGCGCAGGAGGTAATGTGGCAGCCGGGAAGTATAATGATGGCAGCCATGAAAACCGTTTAATCCTGGCTAGGAGAATGGCAGATGGAATGGAGCGTGCATGGAACAATACTAAAAAATACAGTGTCAGACAGGCTGACCTGGGGTGGAATACCGAAAATCTATTATTGCCCTATAGAGATAAAGTCAAAGAGATAGAGACGGAAATGAATCAAATGAACAGCCGTTTACTTGCCAACAATATGGGCCGTTTGGGCTGGTATAAGAGAAGAGTTGAAGGGAAGGGTATAGAAATAGCCTGTTTGCGGATCCATAACGCCCGTATACTATTTATGCCGGGAGAACTCTTTATTGAGTATCAACTGGCAGCTAAAAAGATGTTTCCCGATAATTTTGTTGCGATGGCTGCTTATGGCGATTATGGTCCGTTTTATATCGGAACAGAAGAAGCCTATGCTGAAGGAGGGTATGAGATTGAATCCAGTCCTGTAACCGCTGAATCGGAAAAGTTGATTCTGGCAAAGATTAAACGCCTTTTAAGCCGCAGCGTTATAAATAGCTCTTATGACCTTTTGACTTATAGAGACCGTAAAGGGAATGTCTTACCCATAACTAATAAAAATGAATGGAGCGGAAAAAGGGAGGATATACTGAAAAATATGCAACTTGTGATGGGAAAACTTCCGCAACGGCAGAAGAAAAAATTGCATGTTGAATATTCCGACACAGCTGTTTACGATACATATATCCGTTACACCATAAACTTTGAGGTGGCACCATCAGAAAAAGTGTTCGCTTATCTATACCGCCCAAAGAATATTTCGAAGTTGTTACCTGCCATACTTGCCCTTCATGGGACCGGTGCTGAAGGTAAGAAGATAATTGATGGTGCTGCCGGCATTAAAAACAGAGCCTATGCAAAAGAACTGGCAGAGAGGGGATATGTGGTTATTGCGCCGGATTATCCGAGTATGGGTGAACTGGGAAATTACGACTTCGCGAAAGACCGGTATAATTCAGGAACAATGAAAGGCATTTATAATCATATTTCCTGTATTGATCTGTTGCAGTCTCTTCCCTATGTTGATAAGAAGAGAATTGGGGTTATCGGGCACTCTTTAGGCGGTCATAACGCCCTTTTTGTAGCAGCTTTTGACCCACGAATTAAAGTTGTTGTTTCCAGCTGCGGATGGACACTCTTTGATTACTACCATGCAGGTGAAAAAAGTATTATTCAATATGGAAGCCGTTTGGGACCCTGGGCACAAGAAAGGTACATGCCCTTTATCAGAGACAAATTCGATCTGGATGCTGAAAAGATCCCTTTCGATTTTGATGAAATTATTGCAGCAATTGCTCCCAGGCCTTTTTTTTCAAATTCTCCGATATATGACCTCAATTTTTCTGTAGAAGGTGTAAGAAAGTGTGAAAGCCGTGTCAGGGAAGTCTATCGCTTTATGAATGCAGATGATGCGGTAAAATTTGTTTATCCTCGCACAGGCCACGATTTTCCCTCTGAAATAAGGGAAGATGCATACCGCTTTATCGACAACTATCTAAAATGA
- a CDS encoding glycoside hydrolase family 16 protein: protein MKKLIVILTLGIIVISACKESKKEAEESVIPENSAISQDLFIPENEGYSLFWEDNFEGTELDTLKWKVRGTGPRRIGYNDPSMVAVNDGCLLLMYDIKKDSIMGSAVGSYQTFNTTYGYFECRARLQKCSGPWAAFWMQSPLISKGEDPAVFGAEIDIFEYFKELGDDHMTHCVHWAYGPNQKSVGRLDSDLKGLSEGFHTYALEWTPEKYVFFIDGLKFHEISEGVSKIDQYMILSMEIPSTLEGIKNACAPDTFMVDYVKVYKKQ, encoded by the coding sequence ATGAAAAAGTTAATTGTAATTTTAACGTTAGGTATCATAGTTATATCTGCGTGTAAAGAATCAAAAAAAGAAGCAGAAGAGAGCGTTATCCCTGAAAACAGCGCGATTTCACAAGATCTCTTTATTCCCGAGAATGAAGGTTATTCCCTCTTTTGGGAAGATAATTTTGAAGGTACAGAACTGGACACTTTAAAATGGAAAGTCAGGGGAACCGGACCTCGCCGCATTGGTTACAACGACCCTTCTATGGTTGCCGTAAATGATGGGTGTTTACTTCTTATGTATGACATCAAGAAAGACAGTATTATGGGTAGTGCCGTAGGAAGCTATCAAACATTTAATACTACCTATGGTTATTTCGAATGCCGTGCCCGCCTTCAAAAATGTAGTGGGCCCTGGGCGGCATTTTGGATGCAGTCTCCACTGATATCGAAAGGTGAAGATCCTGCAGTTTTTGGTGCGGAAATAGATATTTTTGAATATTTCAAGGAGCTAGGAGACGATCATATGACACATTGTGTTCACTGGGCTTATGGGCCAAACCAGAAATCGGTAGGACGTCTGGACAGTGACCTGAAAGGGCTTTCGGAAGGTTTTCATACCTACGCACTTGAATGGACACCGGAGAAATATGTATTCTTTATTGATGGACTGAAGTTTCATGAGATAAGTGAAGGCGTATCGAAAATTGATCAGTATATGATTCTCAGCATGGAGATACCGTCAACGCTTGAAGGAATAAAGAATGCTTGTGCTCCTGATACTTTTATGGTAGATTATGTAAAAGTATATAAAAAGCAATAA
- a CDS encoding prolyl oligopeptidase family serine peptidase, with protein sequence MTPIEVSEDSWRTIASYFYPPKEYEYSFHGYRTPLQFYDGTPVKDRADWRKRREEIRSRWMEMMGEWPPILDQQEFEIIGKEKREDFMQYIVRFYWTPNEQTEGYLLVPDKKGKKPAVISVFYEPETAAGIGEKPYKDFAYQLVKKGFVTLSLGTSVTTKNKTYSIYYPNIENATIQPLSVLAYAAANALEALTKSEDVDPERIGIVGHSYGGKWALFASCLYDKFACAAWGDPGIVFDETKGGNVNYWEPWYLGYYKPPWNHTWSKTGKNARGLYPMLRNEGYDLHELHALMAPRPFLVSGGSSDPLERWIPLNHSIAVNKLLGYTHRVAMTNRPEHSPNAESNEVLYSFFEWFLK encoded by the coding sequence ATTACGCCTATAGAAGTAAGTGAAGATTCCTGGCGTACGATTGCCTCCTATTTCTATCCACCAAAAGAGTACGAATACAGTTTCCACGGCTATCGAACTCCTCTGCAGTTTTACGATGGTACCCCTGTAAAGGATAGAGCCGATTGGAGAAAAAGGCGTGAAGAGATCCGCTCCCGCTGGATGGAGATGATGGGGGAATGGCCACCTATATTAGATCAGCAGGAATTTGAAATTATCGGAAAAGAGAAAAGAGAAGATTTCATGCAGTACATAGTACGGTTTTATTGGACGCCCAACGAACAAACGGAAGGCTATTTGCTTGTTCCCGATAAGAAAGGTAAAAAACCAGCTGTGATCTCTGTATTCTACGAACCTGAAACAGCAGCGGGAATAGGTGAAAAACCCTATAAAGATTTTGCTTATCAACTGGTTAAAAAAGGATTTGTCACTCTCTCCCTTGGTACTTCTGTGACAACTAAAAACAAAACATACTCCATCTATTATCCAAACATAGAGAATGCAACCATCCAGCCTTTATCAGTATTGGCCTACGCCGCAGCAAATGCACTGGAAGCACTGACAAAGTCAGAGGATGTAGACCCGGAACGGATAGGAATTGTAGGGCATTCATACGGGGGAAAATGGGCTCTGTTCGCCTCTTGCCTGTACGATAAGTTTGCCTGTGCAGCGTGGGGCGACCCCGGTATTGTTTTTGACGAAACAAAAGGAGGAAACGTCAATTACTGGGAACCGTGGTATTTAGGTTATTATAAGCCACCATGGAATCATACCTGGAGCAAGACAGGGAAGAATGCCAGGGGTTTATATCCAATGCTTCGTAATGAAGGATACGACCTGCATGAGCTTCATGCACTCATGGCTCCTCGTCCTTTTCTTGTTTCCGGCGGATCGTCCGATCCTCTTGAGCGTTGGATTCCGCTAAACCATTCTATCGCCGTAAATAAACTGTTGGGATATACCCACCGGGTTGCCATGACCAACCGTCCCGAGCATAGCCCGAATGCAGAATCAAACGAAGTGCTATATTCATTTTTTGAGTGGTTTTTGAAATAA
- a CDS encoding Gfo/Idh/MocA family protein, which translates to MSNKKPKQVDTSLRQFIKDLGYVSGGAALLATTPWLQSFTPDKAKEIKKEKARIGFIGTGSRGTYNIHAVLSLQHAEIVALCDIYPPNLKEASGLCPNAKTYTDYRKMLESADIDGVIISTPLYLHAPMTLDALDAGKHVYCEKAMALTMEECKAIYDTYRKTDKVLYFCMQRMYDKKYIKGIQMIHSGLIGEIVGERCHWFRNHDWRRPVPSPELERQINWRLYRDYSAGLMTELASHQLEVCCWAMQMVPESVIGTGDIVYWKDGREVYDSVNLVYHYSNGVKINYESLISNKFNGMEDQILGSKGTMNLATGIYYLEDEAGSNKSGIEQLIGQIGNKIYASVPAAGPSWRPETKERYTPHNIIEGEFHVNDGLSMIGALKDGSDEILSAFCQACITGEKGKNIVEEAYLATMLCHLGNQAITEQKKISFPEEYKIPYMRFS; encoded by the coding sequence ATGTCGAACAAAAAACCTAAACAAGTGGATACGAGCCTGCGACAATTTATCAAAGACTTAGGTTACGTTTCGGGAGGAGCCGCGCTTTTAGCTACGACCCCCTGGTTGCAGTCGTTTACCCCGGATAAAGCCAAAGAAATAAAAAAAGAGAAAGCCAGGATAGGATTTATCGGAACGGGTTCCAGAGGAACGTATAATATACACGCAGTATTGTCTCTGCAACATGCCGAAATTGTGGCTCTGTGTGATATATATCCCCCGAACCTGAAAGAGGCTTCCGGTCTTTGTCCCAACGCGAAGACATATACCGACTATCGAAAGATGCTGGAATCTGCTGATATCGACGGAGTTATTATATCTACCCCGCTTTATCTGCATGCTCCTATGACATTGGATGCCCTGGATGCGGGAAAGCACGTGTATTGCGAAAAGGCAATGGCTTTAACCATGGAGGAATGCAAAGCAATTTACGATACATATCGGAAAACGGATAAAGTTCTCTATTTCTGCATGCAGCGTATGTACGACAAGAAGTATATAAAGGGGATACAAATGATCCATTCCGGCTTAATCGGAGAAATTGTGGGAGAACGCTGTCATTGGTTCAGGAACCATGACTGGAGGCGCCCCGTACCTTCTCCGGAACTGGAGCGTCAGATCAACTGGCGTTTGTATCGGGATTATTCAGCCGGGTTAATGACTGAATTGGCATCCCATCAATTGGAAGTCTGCTGCTGGGCTATGCAGATGGTGCCTGAATCAGTGATAGGAACAGGAGACATCGTATATTGGAAAGACGGAAGAGAGGTATATGATAGTGTAAATCTGGTGTATCACTACTCCAATGGGGTCAAAATCAATTATGAATCGCTTATTTCCAATAAATTTAATGGGATGGAGGATCAGATCCTTGGCAGTAAAGGTACCATGAACCTGGCTACCGGCATTTATTATCTGGAAGATGAAGCCGGTAGTAACAAATCGGGTATTGAACAATTAATCGGACAGATAGGCAATAAAATATATGCCTCAGTGCCGGCTGCCGGCCCAAGCTGGCGACCTGAGACAAAAGAGAGGTATACTCCTCACAACATCATTGAAGGAGAATTTCATGTAAATGACGGGTTATCGATGATTGGAGCCCTGAAAGATGGTTCCGATGAAATTCTGTCTGCATTCTGCCAAGCTTGTATTACCGGCGAAAAAGGGAAAAATATTGTTGAGGAAGCTTATCTTGCCACAATGCTTTGCCATTTGGGGAATCAGGCTATTACCGAACAAAAGAAGATCTCTTTCCCGGAAGAATATAAAATTCCATATATGAGATTTTCTTAA
- a CDS encoding FAD:protein FMN transferase yields MKSSYENVKLTTYPEKSCRSHNSRIKTDSGYFHYYEYPMMLHGSLQNIMGTRFDILIIDKSKPESEYLWSETVSELHRLDKMMNRFDPLSEISIINRDASDNPIRVTSEMWSVLQSCRQYYLQTLGLFDITLKDFSKVGFAWQDKSIYFSQPGLSLDLGGYAKGYALKKIKQYLVNAGVQHCFVDFGNSSVLGMGHHPYGDAWKISIVNPFNPGENLNEISLRDEALSVSGNTPTYTGHIVRPASGESIKERKIISITSKDPLEAEILSTAFMMAGREEKKNLSENFKIKNIIEYSL; encoded by the coding sequence ATGAAATCATCATATGAAAACGTCAAACTGACGACATATCCTGAAAAATCTTGCAGGTCTCACAATAGCCGGATTAAAACTGATTCAGGTTATTTTCACTATTATGAATACCCAATGATGCTGCATGGTTCGTTGCAGAATATCATGGGGACTCGTTTCGACATTCTGATTATCGATAAAAGTAAACCGGAATCGGAATATTTATGGAGTGAAACAGTATCTGAGTTACACCGTCTTGATAAGATGATGAACAGATTTGACCCGCTGAGTGAAATATCGATCATAAACCGGGATGCATCGGATAATCCTATCCGTGTAACCTCTGAAATGTGGTCTGTTTTGCAAAGCTGCAGGCAATACTATCTGCAGACTCTAGGATTATTTGATATTACATTAAAAGATTTTTCAAAGGTCGGCTTTGCCTGGCAGGATAAATCAATATATTTTTCTCAACCCGGCTTATCTCTTGATCTGGGAGGATATGCAAAGGGGTATGCTTTGAAAAAAATCAAACAGTACCTGGTTAATGCCGGAGTTCAACACTGTTTTGTGGATTTCGGCAATAGCTCAGTATTGGGAATGGGCCATCATCCTTATGGCGATGCATGGAAAATAAGCATTGTAAACCCATTTAACCCGGGAGAGAACCTTAATGAGATTTCGCTAAGGGACGAGGCTTTATCGGTATCGGGAAATACACCAACCTATACAGGCCATATAGTGCGGCCCGCTTCGGGAGAATCAATAAAAGAGCGTAAAATAATATCAATAACTTCAAAAGACCCGCTGGAGGCCGAAATACTCAGCACGGCTTTTATGATGGCCGGGCGGGAAGAAAAAAAGAATTTATCTGAGAATTTTAAAATTAAAAATATTATTGAATATAGTTTATAG
- a CDS encoding Tat pathway signal protein, which yields MTNRREFIKQVTAASIAAAIPGQIFAQRVTKKSNNELIWANLLHLSYNMWEDNTPLKYQTKSSPSNDCLETRMWAHCYQPELTFDKNVWDQLLKKMVDAGMNMVIIDLGDGVKYDSHPEIAVTGAWSPQKLMRELKKIREMGLEPIPKLNFSTGHKAWLGPYQRMISSDKYYAVCKNLIEEVCSLFDTPRFFHLGMDEETAVHQRNHENMVVRQGELWWHDFYYLVDLVEKQNVRPWIWSDYAWDHPDLFFEKMPKSVLQSNWYYGSQFENISNPLNEKYVRLYDQLEAHGFDQIPTGSNHSNDVNFGKTVEHCSKIISADRLKGFMQTTWRPTLAPCFKKHCEAIEQVANAIG from the coding sequence ATGACAAATAGAAGAGAATTTATCAAGCAAGTTACAGCCGCAAGTATAGCTGCGGCAATACCTGGGCAGATTTTCGCCCAAAGGGTAACAAAAAAAAGCAATAATGAACTTATCTGGGCTAATTTGCTCCATTTAAGTTATAATATGTGGGAAGATAATACGCCTCTGAAATATCAAACAAAAAGTTCGCCAAGCAATGATTGTCTGGAAACAAGAATGTGGGCACACTGTTATCAGCCGGAACTGACTTTCGATAAAAACGTCTGGGATCAATTATTGAAAAAAATGGTTGATGCCGGAATGAATATGGTTATTATTGATTTAGGAGACGGAGTAAAGTATGATAGCCATCCTGAAATAGCAGTGACAGGAGCCTGGTCTCCCCAGAAGTTAATGAGGGAATTAAAAAAAATCAGAGAGATGGGTTTGGAACCTATTCCCAAATTGAACTTTTCAACTGGTCATAAAGCCTGGTTAGGGCCCTATCAACGTATGATATCCTCAGATAAATATTATGCTGTATGTAAAAATTTGATTGAAGAAGTATGCAGTCTGTTTGACACCCCCCGCTTTTTTCATCTGGGCATGGATGAAGAGACCGCAGTACATCAGAGGAATCATGAAAATATGGTTGTTCGTCAAGGTGAATTGTGGTGGCATGATTTTTATTATTTAGTGGATTTAGTTGAAAAACAAAATGTCAGGCCATGGATCTGGTCCGACTATGCATGGGATCATCCTGATCTTTTTTTTGAAAAAATGCCAAAATCTGTTTTGCAAAGTAACTGGTATTATGGATCACAATTTGAAAATATCAGCAACCCTCTGAATGAAAAATATGTAAGATTATATGACCAGTTGGAGGCACACGGATTTGATCAGATACCGACAGGGAGCAACCACTCAAATGATGTTAATTTCGGAAAAACAGTAGAACATTGCTCGAAAATAATCAGTGCCGACAGACTCAAGGGTTTTATGCAAACGACATGGAGACCTACATTGGCTCCTTGCTTTAAAAAACATTGTGAGGCTATTGAGCAGGTAGCAAATGCTATAGGTTAA
- a CDS encoding Gfo/Idh/MocA family protein: MKTLFKFYLLSIIILSVSCVSMKQNELKMIELKEPKRPAGQKSVLQLSADPIPTVRIGFIGVGNRGGAALRRYIHMEGVEIKAICDLKEERVKTGQSYLQNKNLPPATEYVGEDSWKEVCERDDIDLIYICTDWLSHTPIAVYAMKKGKHVAMEVPAAVTIEECWQLVDTAEKTRKHCMMLENCCYDFFELTTLNMAQKGVFGDIVHGEGAYIHDLRSQLKNVEGWRVKFYETYNGNPYPTHGFGPICHTMNIHRGDKMDFLVSVSSNQFGISAYLKELYGDGSPETKIKHTLGDMNTTIIRTAKGKTIMVQHDVTSPRPYSRLHTVSGTKGYAQKYPTPLIALEPDSHQFLTEEKFNELMKKYEHPFIKEIGEKAKKVGGHGGMDYIMDYRLIYCLRNGLPLDMDVYDAAEWSCLVELTEISTTNGGQPVKIPDFTRGDWNKLQGLNYFQ; the protein is encoded by the coding sequence ATGAAAACACTCTTTAAGTTTTATTTGCTGTCTATCATCATCTTATCTGTTTCATGTGTAAGCATGAAGCAGAATGAATTAAAAATGATTGAATTGAAAGAGCCAAAACGTCCGGCCGGGCAGAAAAGTGTTCTGCAACTTTCTGCAGATCCAATTCCAACTGTTAGAATTGGCTTTATTGGAGTGGGTAACCGTGGGGGGGCAGCTCTTAGAAGATATATCCATATGGAAGGCGTTGAAATTAAGGCTATCTGCGACCTGAAAGAAGAGCGGGTAAAAACAGGACAATCATATCTTCAAAATAAAAACCTCCCTCCCGCAACGGAATATGTGGGAGAAGATTCATGGAAAGAGGTTTGTGAACGTGATGATATTGATTTAATCTATATATGCACTGATTGGCTATCTCACACCCCAATAGCTGTATATGCCATGAAAAAAGGCAAGCACGTTGCTATGGAAGTACCGGCAGCGGTAACCATAGAAGAATGCTGGCAGTTAGTCGACACAGCAGAAAAGACAAGAAAACACTGCATGATGTTAGAAAATTGCTGTTACGATTTCTTTGAACTAACTACTTTAAACATGGCTCAGAAAGGAGTGTTCGGAGATATTGTCCATGGGGAAGGTGCCTATATTCACGACCTTAGGTCCCAATTGAAAAATGTTGAGGGATGGAGAGTTAAATTTTACGAAACCTATAACGGAAATCCTTACCCTACCCACGGTTTCGGTCCCATTTGCCATACTATGAATATACACAGGGGTGACAAGATGGACTTTCTGGTTTCAGTCTCTTCAAACCAGTTTGGAATTTCTGCCTATTTAAAAGAGCTGTATGGCGATGGATCTCCGGAAACAAAAATAAAACATACATTAGGTGATATGAATACGACCATTATACGTACTGCAAAAGGAAAAACAATCATGGTACAGCATGATGTGACCAGTCCCCGCCCCTACAGCCGTCTTCATACAGTAAGTGGCACAAAGGGCTATGCACAAAAATACCCTACTCCCCTAATTGCTTTGGAGCCGGATTCACATCAATTTCTGACGGAGGAAAAATTTAACGAGCTGATGAAAAAGTATGAGCACCCTTTCATAAAAGAGATAGGAGAGAAAGCTAAAAAAGTGGGAGGCCATGGAGGTATGGACTATATAATGGATTATCGTCTTATTTATTGCTTAAGGAACGGCCTGCCACTTGATATGGACGTTTATGATGCCGCAGAGTGGTCATGTCTGGTTGAACTCACTGAAATTTCAACCACAAATGGAGGCCAACCGGTAAAAATTCCCGATTTTACCCGGGGAGATTGGAATAAACTACAAGGGTTGAACTATTTTCAGTAA